The DNA sequence GCGAAGATGAACCACTGGACGGCATAGGCCAAATGCGATCCTTCTCCCAGGTCGGGGGGAGGTACGGGCACAGGCAGATCGCCAGAGGACGGGGTCTGGGCCTGAAGTTGCACATAGACCGGAAGCAGGGCGCCATCGAGCTGTTGGGACAGGCGGGCCAGATCGGGTCGGGCCATCTCGGCCAGCACCCCGCTTGACGGGTCCGACTGCTGGAGTCCCTCGGCGATGACCGTGGCCCGGACCAGCCCAACCACCTGTACCTCGCCGGTGGCGGGAGCGAAGTCAGCGGGAGCAGCGCCAGTGCCCGCGGCGTGGGGGATCCAGCCCCGATTTATCGCCACGGTGTCGCCGGATTGGAGCCGCAGCGGGGTGAGGACCCAATATCCGGCCGCGCCCTGATAGGTGCGGTTGCGGATCAGCACCTCACCTTCGGCCAGATACACCCCGATCGCTCGAGTCGAGCGGAATTCGATGTCGTTGCCCACGTCGAAGCTGTCGGCACCCGACACCAAATTTTGCACCTCAACAGCAGGGAGTTCGCTGCGGTCGGTGATCGTGCTGTTGCGATCCCGGCGCTCAGACAGCCGGTGGAGCTGCCAGAAACCCGCGGTGACCATGGCGGCTACGGCCAAGAGCACCACTATGTTCAGCAATATGCGCCTGAACGACACACCACTAAATGTCCAGCAAGGCGTCGAGTCCGACGATGAGCCCGGTGTGGTCGGGGGCGGCTTTCACCGCGGTCAGGACTCCGGGCATGAAGGAGGACCGATCGGTGGAGTCTTGGCGAATGGTCAGGGTTTGGCCCTCGGCGCCCAAGATCACCTCGTGATGGGCCACCATCCCCCTCATGCGTACGGCATGAACCCGGATGCCTGCAGGACCCTCGGCGCCCCGAACTCCGGACAGCATCTCGTGCTCGGTGGGATCGGGGGGCCAGGTCTCTGAAGCGGCGGCCATCTTCTCCACCGTTAGCC is a window from the bacterium genome containing:
- a CDS encoding SURF1 family protein is translated as MSFRRILLNIVVLLAVAAMVTAGFWQLHRLSERRDRNSTITDRSELPAVEVQNLVSGADSFDVGNDIEFRSTRAIGVYLAEGEVLIRNRTYQGAAGYWVLTPLRLQSGDTVAINRGWIPHAAGTGAAPADFAPATGEVQVVGLVRATVIAEGLQQSDPSSGVLAEMARPDLARLSQQLDGALLPVYVQLQAQTPSSGDLPVPVPPPDLGEGSHLAYAVQWFIFATIAAVGYPLILRRLGRPGDRDQDAKVG